One window of the Athene noctua chromosome 5, bAthNoc1.hap1.1, whole genome shotgun sequence genome contains the following:
- the FGFBP3 gene encoding fibroblast growth factor-binding protein 3: MRLPLALLALALAALGAAGSGSGGEAAAQAGRFSTPERHRCSWELRSAAGASELWLSCRPPAGGGAARSCAYRGEPRRCPAYGARSRQYWRQIVGRLRRRRHPCARGGPLSARLCGPGRAPPEAQLRLLPGPGPAPPAASAEPAAEPAEAYCAERWHSLCSFFVGFWEG; this comes from the coding sequence atGAGGCtgcccctggccctgctggcgcTGGCCCTGGCCGCCCTGGGGGCCGCCGGCAGCGGgtcgggcggggaggcggcggcgcaggCGGGGCGGTTCTCCACGCCGGAGCGGCACCGCTGCAGCTGGGAGCTGCGCTCGGCGGCGGGGGCCAGCGAGCTGTGGCTGAGCTGCCggccgccggcgggcggcggggcggcgcggagctGCGCCTACCGCGGGGAgccgcggcgctgccccgccTACGGCGCCCGCAGCCGCCAGTACTGGCGGCAGATCGTGGgccggctgcggcggcggcggcaccccTGCGCCCGCGGCGGCCCGCTCAGCGCCCGCCtctgcgggccgggccgggccccgccggagGCGCAGCTCCGCctgctgcccggccccggccccgccccgccggccgccagCGCCGAGCCCGCCGCCGAGCCGGCCGAGGCCTACTGCGCCGAGCGGTGGCACTCGCTGTGCAGCTTCTTCGTCGGCTTCTGGGAGGGCTGA